In the genome of Kitasatospora cathayae, one region contains:
- a CDS encoding HEAT repeat domain-containing protein yields MAMFVHLTAAANTPRIRRAGIRADSRAQGGVRGVYCFPVLPSYTLTHQWLRELARFGPKGSLAAVHVRLDDAQQVLVGHYRDRAKDAQRWLSAAQAVARIAALPDPRGWEVVVPRAVGAREVHRIRAVPQVAGWRYLPGAHGTRPCTCFGCRIRGEYGSRRLRERHPHPLDGPPPPVPVLLARLEAAGEPGDPAALRAALHWFGLRRRGPVDRLARLAAHPDPAVRRELVWAVQGWSTPGVAELLDRLAEDPHPDVREAVEDVRAL; encoded by the coding sequence ATGGCGATGTTCGTGCACCTGACGGCCGCGGCGAACACGCCGCGCATCCGCCGCGCCGGAATCCGGGCCGACAGCCGGGCCCAGGGAGGCGTGCGCGGGGTGTACTGCTTCCCGGTGCTGCCCTCCTACACCCTCACCCACCAGTGGCTGCGCGAACTGGCCCGGTTCGGCCCGAAGGGCTCGCTGGCCGCGGTGCACGTCCGCCTGGACGACGCGCAGCAGGTGCTGGTCGGGCACTACCGCGACCGCGCCAAGGACGCCCAGCGGTGGCTGTCCGCCGCCCAGGCGGTCGCGCGGATCGCCGCCCTGCCGGACCCGCGCGGCTGGGAGGTGGTCGTGCCGCGCGCGGTGGGCGCCCGCGAGGTGCACCGGATCCGGGCGGTGCCGCAGGTCGCGGGCTGGCGTTACCTCCCTGGCGCGCACGGCACCCGCCCGTGCACCTGCTTCGGCTGCCGGATCCGCGGCGAGTACGGCAGCCGGCGGCTGCGCGAGCGTCATCCGCACCCGCTGGACGGCCCGCCGCCGCCCGTGCCCGTCCTGCTCGCGCGGCTCGAGGCGGCGGGCGAGCCCGGCGACCCGGCCGCGCTGCGGGCCGCCCTGCACTGGTTCGGCCTGCGCCGCCGCGGCCCGGTGGACCGCCTCGCCCGGCTGGCCGCCCACCCCGACCCGGCCGTCCGCCGCGAGCTGGTCTGGGCCGTCCAGGGCTGGTCCACACCGGGCGTCGCCGAACTGCTGGACCGCCTGGCCGAGGACCCGCACCCGGACGTCCGCGAGGCCGTCGAGGACGTCCGGGCGCTCTGA
- a CDS encoding LamG domain-containing protein has protein sequence MAVVFDADFTSTRQWIAGRSSAYPRMGPTNRSDHKLDYLSPEYCPGGVFSAVRRRTGGLWTCNLLTTEGSPEGFQVRAGDVLSARVTLPFELGAWPAIWTWRDGGNEVDVFEYHPDNPDLLEISNHVRGGFRYWHGGAVGIGPGASFGLRVVFGAHSVDWYVEDELVYADLRGVGSSWHAYLIVNLSVADGTYHERPPFGGPDRMSWVCESLTVER, from the coding sequence GTGGCAGTCGTGTTCGACGCGGACTTCACTTCGACCAGGCAGTGGATCGCCGGGCGCAGCAGCGCGTACCCCCGGATGGGGCCGACCAACCGGAGCGACCACAAGCTCGACTACCTGAGCCCCGAGTACTGTCCCGGCGGGGTGTTCTCCGCCGTGCGGCGGCGCACCGGCGGACTGTGGACGTGCAACCTGCTGACCACCGAGGGCAGTCCGGAGGGCTTCCAGGTCCGTGCCGGGGACGTACTGTCGGCGCGGGTCACCCTGCCGTTCGAGCTGGGCGCCTGGCCGGCGATCTGGACCTGGCGGGACGGCGGCAACGAGGTGGACGTCTTCGAGTACCACCCGGACAACCCGGACCTGTTGGAGATCTCCAACCACGTCCGGGGCGGCTTCCGGTACTGGCACGGCGGTGCCGTCGGGATCGGTCCGGGGGCGAGCTTCGGCCTGCGGGTGGTGTTCGGCGCGCACTCGGTGGACTGGTACGTCGAGGACGAGCTGGTCTACGCGGACCTCCGCGGGGTCGGCTCCAGTTGGCACGCCTACCTGATCGTCAACCTGTCGGTGGCCGACGGGACTTACCACGAGCGGCCGCCGTTCGGCGGGCCGGACCGGATGAGCTGGGTCTGCGAGAGCCTGACGGTCGAGCGCTGA
- a CDS encoding N,N-dimethylformamidase beta subunit family domain-containing protein, protein MAEASRRGILGLGLMAAAVTSCGARHPDPAARPTPDGQGTPGTAGPTGAQHSGLKGDAPDEQSLPGNADWEITDPGRPGAVEAFADRVSVPPGESFGLHVSTPAAAFTVSAYRMGWYGGARARLVWRREHVPGAEQAAPRVDQATRTVLTGWQRTLAVDTAGWPEGAYLLRLDAEDGSGRSYVPLTVRSASTAGRTVVMSAPATWQAYNEWGGYSLYNGPTGTLATRSLRVVFDRPYDYDHGAGLFLVYEAPLIALAEKLGLPLAYTTGIDVARDPALLHGAVAVLSLGHDEYWSPEQRANVVAARDAGANLAILGANCCFRRIRFEPTELGPDRTVVCYKDAWAQDPGHQSGAPATTDFRVGPGADPESSMLGVIYDGYPVDAPYVVTSPGHWAFEGTGVAAGASFPHLVGVEYDRVDTAFPTPRPIEVIAHSPVVCEGRRSHSDTAYYTVPSGAGVFATGTMRWVETLDAHGPGGGKADHGIDSHAGDLVRKVTENVLRAFAAGPAGHTHPAQDNLATVYGTA, encoded by the coding sequence GTGGCGGAAGCGAGTCGGCGGGGAATCCTGGGCCTGGGACTGATGGCGGCCGCCGTCACCTCCTGCGGCGCCCGGCATCCGGACCCGGCCGCGCGCCCCACGCCCGACGGCCAGGGCACCCCCGGCACCGCCGGACCCACCGGTGCCCAGCACTCCGGTCTGAAGGGCGACGCCCCGGACGAGCAGTCCCTGCCCGGCAACGCCGACTGGGAGATCACCGACCCCGGTCGGCCCGGCGCCGTCGAGGCCTTCGCCGACCGGGTCAGCGTGCCGCCCGGCGAGTCCTTCGGCCTGCACGTCTCCACCCCCGCCGCCGCCTTCACCGTCTCCGCGTACCGGATGGGCTGGTACGGCGGTGCCCGGGCCCGGCTGGTCTGGCGCCGCGAGCACGTCCCCGGTGCCGAGCAGGCCGCCCCGCGCGTCGACCAGGCCACCCGTACCGTGCTGACCGGCTGGCAGCGCACCCTCGCCGTGGACACCGCCGGCTGGCCGGAGGGCGCCTACCTGCTGCGCCTGGACGCCGAGGACGGCTCCGGCCGCAGCTACGTCCCGCTCACCGTCCGCTCGGCGAGCACCGCCGGCCGGACGGTGGTCATGAGCGCCCCGGCGACCTGGCAGGCCTACAACGAGTGGGGCGGCTACAGCCTCTACAACGGCCCGACCGGCACCCTGGCCACCCGCTCGCTGCGGGTCGTCTTCGACCGGCCGTACGACTACGACCACGGCGCCGGGCTGTTCCTGGTCTACGAGGCGCCGCTGATCGCCCTGGCCGAGAAGCTCGGGCTGCCGCTCGCCTACACCACCGGGATCGACGTGGCCCGCGACCCGGCGCTGCTGCACGGCGCGGTCGCCGTGCTGTCGCTCGGCCACGACGAGTACTGGTCCCCCGAGCAGCGCGCCAACGTGGTCGCGGCCCGCGACGCCGGGGCGAACCTGGCGATCCTGGGCGCCAACTGCTGCTTCCGCCGGATCCGCTTCGAGCCCACCGAGCTCGGGCCGGACCGCACGGTGGTCTGCTACAAGGACGCCTGGGCGCAGGACCCGGGCCACCAGTCGGGCGCCCCGGCGACCACCGACTTCCGGGTCGGGCCCGGCGCCGACCCGGAGAGCTCGATGCTCGGCGTGATCTACGACGGCTACCCGGTGGACGCCCCGTACGTGGTCACCTCGCCGGGGCACTGGGCCTTCGAGGGCACCGGCGTGGCGGCCGGGGCGTCCTTCCCGCACCTGGTGGGCGTGGAGTACGACCGGGTCGACACCGCCTTCCCCACCCCGCGCCCGATCGAGGTGATCGCCCACTCCCCCGTGGTCTGCGAGGGCCGGCGCTCCCACTCCGACACCGCGTACTACACCGTGCCCAGCGGCGCCGGGGTCTTCGCCACCGGGACGATGCGCTGGGTGGAGACGCTGGACGCGCACGGCCCCGGCGGCGGCAAGGCCGACCACGGCATCGACTCCCACGCCGGGGACCTGGTCCGCAAGGTCACCGAGAACGTCCTGCGCGCCTTCGCCGCCGGGCCGGCCGGGCACACCCACCCCGCCCAGGACAACCTGGCCACCGTCTACGGCACGGCCTGA
- a CDS encoding SHOCT domain-containing protein produces MRHWHWHGYGPGHGGPGGWGIALMAIIALLVLAVLVLLVVALFRYVSRSRQPIPHGPGAAGVGPGGPGGWAHGPTPEQVLAERFARGEIDAEEYRQRLDTLRSPDGPGGG; encoded by the coding sequence ATGAGGCACTGGCATTGGCACGGCTACGGGCCCGGCCACGGAGGGCCGGGGGGCTGGGGCATCGCCCTGATGGCGATCATCGCGTTGCTCGTCCTGGCGGTGCTGGTGCTCCTGGTCGTCGCCCTGTTCCGGTACGTCTCGCGCTCGCGGCAGCCGATCCCGCACGGGCCCGGTGCTGCGGGCGTCGGTCCCGGCGGGCCGGGTGGCTGGGCGCACGGGCCCACCCCGGAGCAGGTGCTCGCGGAGCGGTTCGCGCGCGGCGAGATCGACGCGGAGGAGTACCGGCAGCGATTGGACACGCTGCGCTCGCCGGACGGGCCGGGCGGCGGCTGA
- a CDS encoding MarR family winged helix-turn-helix transcriptional regulator: MTTLPGMADEELLRLDQQICFSLNAASRAFGGVYRVLLRDLGLTYPQYLVMLVLWEDGDLSVKRIGERLRLDSGTLSPLLKRLEAAGLVRRERSPEDERSVTVGLTVEGSALRARAGQVPRRLLAATGLPVEDLAALHALLERVTVALDSAEVEPAP; this comes from the coding sequence ATGACCACGCTCCCCGGCATGGCGGACGAGGAACTGCTCCGCCTGGACCAGCAGATCTGCTTCTCGCTCAACGCCGCCTCGCGCGCCTTCGGCGGCGTCTACCGGGTCCTGCTCCGGGACCTCGGGCTCACCTATCCGCAGTACCTGGTCATGCTGGTGCTCTGGGAGGACGGCGACCTGTCGGTCAAGCGGATCGGCGAGCGCCTGCGGCTCGACTCCGGCACCCTCTCCCCGCTGCTGAAGCGGTTGGAGGCGGCCGGACTGGTGCGTCGCGAGCGCAGTCCGGAGGACGAGCGGTCGGTCACCGTCGGCCTCACCGTCGAGGGATCGGCGCTGCGCGCACGGGCCGGGCAGGTGCCGCGTCGGCTGCTCGCGGCGACCGGGCTGCCGGTCGAGGACCTGGCCGCGCTGCACGCGCTGCTGGAGCGGGTGACCGTCGCGCTGGACTCGGCGGAGGTGGAGCCGGCGCCGTAG
- a CDS encoding FAD-dependent monooxygenase, whose amino-acid sequence MSASPRTRVLISGASIAGPALAHWLGRYGFEVTVVELAPALRGGGQNVDFRGRTHLTVLERMGVLEELRALDTGGSPLAFVDQEGRQLLHLPADFAGGELEIPRGELAQVLYRHGNSRAEYVFGDSVEALEETPSGVRVAFRRGAPREFDLVIGADGLHSTVRRLAFGPEQRFVRHLGYYAATWQLPNDDGLPVGGVGLNVPGRLMSVGADHRDPARAGAFCVFASPELRYDRHDIRQQKGLIRAAFAGLGWRVPQLLRSLDAAPELYFDSISRADVPSWSIGRVALLGDAACGATIGGMGTGTAVVAAYVLAGELALAGGDHRAAFARYEELLRGYARGCQKGGDRTGPFLAPRTATGLRVRNGLLNRRWVLNRMLELGKQVSSVELPDYPALLEARVSAAG is encoded by the coding sequence ATGAGCGCTTCCCCCCGCACCCGCGTGCTGATCTCGGGCGCGAGCATCGCCGGCCCCGCCCTGGCCCACTGGCTCGGCCGGTACGGCTTCGAGGTCACGGTGGTCGAACTCGCCCCGGCGCTGCGCGGAGGTGGGCAGAACGTCGACTTCCGCGGACGCACCCACCTCACCGTGCTGGAGCGGATGGGCGTGCTGGAGGAACTGCGCGCGCTCGACACCGGTGGCAGCCCGCTCGCCTTCGTGGACCAGGAGGGGCGCCAACTGCTGCACCTGCCGGCCGACTTCGCGGGCGGCGAGCTGGAGATCCCGCGCGGGGAGCTGGCCCAGGTGCTGTACCGGCACGGCAACTCCCGCGCCGAGTACGTGTTCGGCGACTCCGTCGAGGCCCTGGAGGAGACGCCGAGCGGCGTGCGGGTGGCCTTCCGGCGCGGCGCACCGCGCGAGTTCGACCTGGTGATCGGCGCCGACGGCCTGCACTCCACCGTGCGGCGGCTCGCCTTCGGGCCCGAGCAGCGGTTCGTCCGCCACCTCGGCTACTACGCGGCCACCTGGCAGCTGCCCAACGACGACGGTCTGCCGGTCGGCGGGGTGGGCCTGAACGTCCCCGGCCGGCTGATGTCCGTCGGCGCCGACCACCGCGACCCGGCCAGGGCGGGCGCCTTCTGCGTCTTCGCCTCGCCCGAACTGCGCTACGACCGGCACGACATCCGGCAGCAGAAGGGGCTGATCCGCGCCGCCTTCGCCGGCCTCGGCTGGCGGGTGCCGCAACTGCTGCGGAGCCTGGACGCCGCCCCCGAGCTGTACTTCGACTCGATCAGCCGCGCCGACGTCCCCAGTTGGTCCATCGGTCGGGTGGCCCTGCTCGGTGACGCCGCCTGCGGCGCCACCATCGGCGGGATGGGCACCGGGACGGCGGTGGTGGCCGCGTACGTGCTGGCGGGAGAGCTGGCGCTGGCCGGTGGCGACCACCGGGCCGCCTTCGCCCGGTACGAGGAGCTGCTGCGCGGCTACGCCCGGGGCTGCCAGAAGGGCGGGGACCGGACCGGCCCGTTCCTGGCGCCGCGCACGGCGACCGGGCTAAGGGTGCGCAACGGGCTGCTCAACCGGCGGTGGGTGCTGAACCGGATGCTGGAGCTGGGCAAGCAGGTGTCCAGCGTCGAACTGCCGGACTACCCGGCGCTGTTGGAGGCTCGGGTCAGTGCGGCGGGCTGA
- a CDS encoding RNA polymerase sigma factor, with protein sequence MNTPGPGGERSLRADPLDDLPNDFEAFFTRENTGYLRYAQQRLRHREDAQDAVQNAGATLYKNWRRALASEDPQAFAFKIVKDAVVDVLRERRRAERKRLRVIAQRRPDTSQDELEELAELDALDWAMDELARAAPIQADVVRLRQAGLSYPDIGRSLGIAHTTARTYYSLGRRHLDYLLEHPDDGQAP encoded by the coding sequence GTGAACACTCCCGGGCCGGGCGGGGAGCGGAGCCTGCGGGCCGACCCGCTCGACGACCTGCCGAACGACTTCGAGGCGTTCTTCACCCGCGAGAACACCGGCTACCTCCGCTACGCCCAGCAGCGCCTGCGCCACCGGGAGGACGCCCAGGACGCCGTGCAGAACGCCGGCGCCACGCTCTACAAGAACTGGCGCCGCGCCCTGGCCAGCGAGGACCCGCAGGCCTTCGCCTTCAAGATCGTCAAGGACGCGGTGGTCGACGTCCTGCGCGAGCGCCGCCGCGCCGAGCGCAAACGGCTGCGAGTGATCGCCCAGCGCCGCCCCGACACCAGCCAGGACGAGCTGGAGGAACTCGCCGAGCTGGACGCCCTGGACTGGGCGATGGACGAGCTCGCCCGGGCCGCGCCGATCCAGGCCGACGTCGTCCGGCTGCGCCAGGCGGGCCTGTCCTATCCCGACATCGGCCGGTCGCTCGGCATCGCCCACACCACCGCCCGCACCTATTACAGCCTCGGGCGGCGCCACCTGGACTACCTGCTGGAGCACCCGGACGACGGACAGGCGCCATGA
- a CDS encoding TetR/AcrR family transcriptional regulator: MGEAANDTVRLLWERPARPTRGPKPALSLERIAAAGVEVADAEGLGAVSMQKVAGLLDFTKMSLYRYVPGKAELVALMVESAVGEPPAAPDALDWREQLTAWAHHLAETFARHPWLLDATLGPRVLGPNELAWLERVVAALDGRGLSGAERMDAAVLLAGHVRTIAEQARAAGPDGSPEAELLAALGTVVHRHADRYPAVAAAMADPDGRDQALDFGLARILDGLAALISRRTAQEPPV; the protein is encoded by the coding sequence ATGGGCGAGGCGGCGAACGACACGGTGCGGCTGCTCTGGGAGCGACCCGCCCGACCGACCCGCGGGCCGAAGCCCGCCCTCAGCCTGGAGCGGATCGCCGCCGCGGGTGTCGAGGTGGCGGACGCCGAAGGGCTGGGCGCGGTCTCCATGCAGAAGGTGGCCGGGCTGCTCGACTTCACGAAGATGTCGCTCTACCGCTACGTCCCCGGCAAGGCCGAGCTGGTCGCGCTGATGGTCGAGTCGGCCGTCGGCGAGCCTCCCGCCGCCCCGGACGCCCTCGACTGGCGGGAGCAACTCACCGCCTGGGCCCACCACTTGGCGGAGACCTTCGCCCGGCATCCGTGGCTGCTGGACGCCACCCTCGGCCCCCGGGTGCTCGGCCCGAACGAACTCGCCTGGCTGGAGCGGGTGGTGGCCGCCCTCGACGGCCGCGGACTGAGCGGCGCCGAGCGGATGGACGCCGCCGTGCTGCTCGCCGGGCACGTGCGCACCATCGCGGAGCAGGCCCGCGCGGCCGGCCCGGACGGCTCCCCCGAGGCCGAACTCCTCGCCGCCCTCGGCACCGTGGTGCACCGGCACGCCGACCGCTACCCCGCCGTGGCCGCCGCGATGGCCGACCCGGACGGGCGCGATCAGGCCCTGGACTTCGGCCTGGCCCGCATCCTGGACGGTCTGGCCGCCCTGATCAGCCGCCGCACCGCCCAGGAGCCGCCGGTGTAA
- a CDS encoding organic hydroperoxide resistance protein has protein sequence MDALYTAAATANGREGRAVSSDGQLDLALAMPPALGGSGQGTNPEQLFAAGYAACFASALGLVGRQARVDTGEISVTAEVSIGKDDAGFGLSVVLRVELPDSLEGETGLQLVKQAHEVCPYSRATRGNIPVELVVE, from the coding sequence ATGGACGCGCTCTACACCGCAGCCGCCACCGCCAACGGCCGTGAGGGCCGCGCCGTCAGCTCGGACGGCCAGCTGGACCTCGCCCTCGCGATGCCGCCCGCGCTCGGCGGCAGCGGCCAGGGCACCAACCCCGAGCAGCTGTTCGCGGCCGGCTACGCCGCCTGCTTCGCCAGCGCCCTCGGCCTGGTCGGCCGGCAGGCCCGGGTGGACACCGGCGAGATCTCGGTGACCGCCGAGGTCTCCATCGGCAAGGACGACGCCGGCTTCGGCCTGTCCGTCGTGCTGCGCGTCGAACTGCCCGACTCGCTCGAGGGCGAGACCGGTCTGCAGCTGGTCAAGCAGGCGCACGAGGTCTGCCCGTACTCCCGCGCCACCCGGGGCAACATCCCGGTCGAGCTGGTCGTCGAGTAG
- a CDS encoding GlsB/YeaQ/YmgE family stress response membrane protein codes for MFQLLWILLIGFVLGLLAKLILRGPQSIPWWLTMLLGAAGAWLGNAVSGWVGVRHTSGIDWIRHILQLAFAVALVALVAPAWSKNRPPR; via the coding sequence ATGTTCCAGCTCCTGTGGATTCTGCTCATCGGATTCGTGCTCGGCTTGCTCGCCAAGCTGATCCTTCGCGGGCCGCAGTCGATCCCCTGGTGGCTGACCATGCTGCTCGGCGCCGCGGGGGCCTGGCTGGGCAACGCCGTCTCCGGCTGGGTCGGCGTCCGCCACACCTCGGGCATCGACTGGATCCGTCACATCCTCCAACTCGCCTTCGCCGTCGCCCTGGTGGCCCTGGTGGCACCGGCCTGGAGCAAGAACCGCCCGCCCCGCTGA
- a CDS encoding CBS domain-containing protein: MPHATVESVMTSPVVRVAPETGFREIVTLLTEYDITGVPVVDPDGRPLGLVSEADLLRTLAAQEDPGSLLPAPESARVGHGGEVTAADLMTAQPVCTTPDTSVVAAARLMSRHGLKRLPVLDEEGRVIGMVSRGDLLRVFLREDRVIRREIVEEVLGRIDGVSPAEIGVEVDQGRVVLSGTVPEPHLVPIVLNLCRSVDGVVSVTDRLRTGGATTSVG, from the coding sequence GTGCCGCATGCCACCGTCGAATCCGTGATGACCAGCCCCGTGGTCCGGGTCGCCCCCGAGACCGGCTTCCGGGAGATCGTCACCCTGCTGACCGAGTACGACATCACCGGGGTGCCGGTGGTGGACCCGGACGGGCGGCCGCTCGGGCTGGTGTCGGAGGCGGACCTGCTGCGCACGCTGGCCGCGCAGGAGGATCCGGGCAGCCTGCTGCCCGCGCCCGAGTCGGCGCGGGTGGGTCATGGCGGCGAGGTCACGGCGGCGGACCTGATGACGGCGCAGCCGGTCTGCACCACGCCCGACACCAGCGTGGTCGCGGCGGCCCGGCTGATGAGCCGGCACGGGCTCAAGCGGCTGCCGGTGCTGGACGAGGAGGGGCGGGTCATCGGGATGGTGAGCCGCGGGGACCTGCTGCGGGTGTTCCTGCGTGAGGACCGGGTGATCCGGCGGGAGATCGTCGAGGAGGTGCTCGGCCGGATCGACGGGGTGAGCCCGGCGGAGATCGGGGTGGAGGTCGACCAGGGCCGGGTGGTGCTCAGCGGCACCGTGCCCGAGCCGCACCTGGTGCCGATCGTGCTCAACCTGTGCCGTTCGGTGGACGGGGTGGTCTCGGTGACCGACCGGCTCCGGACCGGGGGCGCCACCACGTCGGTCGGCTGA
- a CDS encoding polyprenol monophosphomannose synthase — protein MVEASPKVVVVVPTYNERENLPVLAGLLADLPVPNLHLLVVDDNSPDGTGEVADKLAADSGGTVGVLHRTEKDGLGRAYLAGMGRALDEGADVVIQMDADLSHPASAIPAMVSTLLAGDTAVVLGSRYVPGGSTAEEWPWHRKALSAWANFYVNAILGLGVRDATAGFKAWRAGALRAIDLPTVRSNGYSFQVEMNYRVIQRGLTIREVPIRFEERIEGASKMSLGVQVESALAPWKLRFNREG, from the coding sequence ATGGTCGAGGCCTCCCCGAAGGTCGTTGTCGTCGTCCCCACGTACAACGAGCGGGAGAACCTTCCGGTCCTCGCCGGGCTCCTCGCGGACCTCCCGGTACCGAACCTGCACCTGCTGGTGGTCGACGACAACTCCCCCGACGGCACCGGCGAGGTCGCCGACAAGCTGGCCGCCGACTCCGGGGGCACGGTCGGCGTGCTGCACCGGACCGAGAAGGACGGCCTCGGCCGCGCCTACCTGGCCGGTATGGGCCGGGCCCTGGACGAGGGCGCCGACGTGGTGATCCAGATGGACGCCGACCTCTCGCACCCGGCCTCGGCGATACCCGCGATGGTCAGCACCCTGCTCGCCGGCGACACCGCCGTGGTGCTCGGCTCCCGCTACGTGCCCGGCGGCTCGACCGCCGAGGAGTGGCCCTGGCACCGCAAGGCGCTGTCCGCCTGGGCGAACTTCTACGTCAACGCGATCCTCGGCCTGGGCGTCCGGGACGCCACCGCGGGCTTCAAGGCCTGGCGGGCCGGCGCCCTGCGGGCCATCGACCTGCCGACCGTGCGGAGCAACGGCTACTCGTTCCAGGTCGAGATGAACTACCGGGTGATCCAGCGCGGGCTGACCATCCGCGAGGTGCCGATCCGGTTCGAGGAGCGGATCGAGGGCGCCTCGAAGATGAGCCTCGGGGTGCAGGTGGAGTCCGCGCTCGCGCCCTGGAAGCTGCGCTTCAACCGCGAGGGCTAG
- a CDS encoding APC family permease: protein MLEGLSDMAKQHPGPHAEAPGHEGQAWWRVMCLTGVDYFSTLGYQPGIAALAAGLLSPVATIVLVVVTLLGALPVYRRVAQESPHGEGSIAMLERLLSFWQGKLFVLTLLGFAATDFMITITLSAADGAAHLVENPHVHSLLGGKQMLVTLVLVALLGAVFLRGFGEAIGVAVVLVAVYLLLNVVVVVNGLWHVLKAPHVVTDWSSALTAQHGNAIAMIGVALTVFPKLALGLSGFETGVAVMPHIKGDPDDTEEKPTGRIRGARKLLTTAAVIMSVFLIATSFITTVLIPAEAFRTGGQANGRALAYLAHEYLGSTFGTVYDLSTIAILWFAGASAMAGMLNLMPRYLPRYGMAPHWARAVRPLVIVLTLIAFLVTWIFDADVDAQGGAYATGVLVLISSAAIAVTIAAHKAGQRRWRSGFAVIAAVFLYTTGANIAERPDGVKIGACFIVGIMLVSFLSRLKRAFELRVTDVVLDEVAERFVRDYMHRPLRLIANEPNSRDLTEYREKLRQIRKDNDIPAEDDLVFVEVTVLDPSDFEAELTVRGEVLHERYRVLSLQSSSVPNALAALLLQVRDLTGQQPHIYFEWTEGNPFAQFLRFFLFGQGEIAPVTREVLREAEPDRSRRPAVHVG, encoded by the coding sequence ATGCTCGAAGGCCTCTCCGACATGGCCAAGCAGCACCCCGGCCCGCACGCGGAGGCGCCGGGGCACGAGGGCCAGGCCTGGTGGCGGGTGATGTGTCTGACCGGCGTCGACTACTTCTCCACGCTCGGGTACCAGCCGGGCATCGCGGCCCTGGCCGCAGGTCTGCTCTCGCCGGTCGCGACCATCGTCCTGGTGGTCGTCACCCTGCTCGGAGCGCTCCCCGTGTACCGGCGGGTGGCCCAGGAGAGCCCGCACGGGGAGGGCTCGATCGCGATGCTGGAGCGGCTGCTGTCGTTCTGGCAGGGGAAGCTCTTCGTCCTGACACTGCTCGGGTTCGCCGCCACCGACTTCATGATCACCATCACCCTGTCGGCTGCCGACGGCGCCGCGCACCTGGTGGAGAACCCGCACGTGCACAGCCTGCTCGGCGGGAAGCAGATGCTGGTCACGCTGGTCCTGGTGGCCCTGCTCGGCGCGGTCTTCCTGCGGGGCTTCGGCGAGGCGATCGGAGTCGCCGTCGTGCTGGTGGCCGTCTACCTGCTGCTCAACGTGGTCGTGGTGGTCAACGGCCTGTGGCACGTGCTGAAGGCGCCCCACGTGGTCACCGACTGGTCGAGCGCCCTGACGGCCCAGCACGGCAACGCGATCGCGATGATCGGCGTGGCGCTGACCGTCTTCCCCAAGCTCGCGCTCGGCCTCTCCGGCTTCGAAACGGGCGTCGCGGTGATGCCGCACATCAAGGGGGACCCGGACGACACCGAGGAGAAGCCCACCGGCCGGATCCGGGGCGCGCGCAAGCTGCTCACCACCGCCGCCGTGATCATGAGCGTCTTCCTGATCGCGACCAGCTTCATCACCACCGTGCTGATCCCGGCCGAGGCCTTCAGGACCGGAGGGCAGGCGAACGGACGCGCACTGGCCTACCTCGCCCACGAGTACCTCGGCAGCACCTTCGGCACCGTCTACGACCTGTCCACCATCGCGATCCTCTGGTTCGCCGGGGCCTCCGCGATGGCCGGCATGCTCAACCTGATGCCCCGGTACCTGCCGCGCTACGGCATGGCCCCGCACTGGGCCCGCGCGGTACGGCCCCTGGTGATCGTCCTCACCCTGATCGCCTTCCTGGTCACCTGGATCTTCGACGCCGACGTGGACGCCCAGGGCGGCGCGTACGCGACCGGCGTGCTGGTGCTGATCAGCTCGGCCGCGATCGCGGTGACCATCGCCGCTCACAAGGCCGGGCAGCGCCGCTGGCGGTCGGGGTTCGCGGTGATCGCCGCGGTGTTCCTCTACACCACGGGGGCCAACATCGCCGAGCGGCCGGACGGCGTCAAGATCGGTGCCTGCTTCATCGTGGGCATCATGCTGGTCTCCTTCCTCTCCCGGCTCAAGCGGGCCTTCGAACTGCGCGTCACCGACGTGGTGCTGGACGAGGTCGCGGAACGGTTCGTCCGGGACTACATGCACCGCCCGCTGCGCCTGATCGCCAACGAGCCGAACAGCCGGGACCTCACCGAGTACCGCGAGAAGCTCCGCCAGATCCGCAAGGACAACGACATCCCGGCCGAGGACGACCTGGTCTTCGTCGAGGTCACCGTGCTCGACCCGTCCGACTTCGAGGCCGAACTGACCGTGCGCGGCGAGGTGCTGCACGAGCGCTACCGGGTGCTGTCGCTGCAGAGCTCCAGCGTGCCCAACGCACTGGCCGCCCTGCTGCTGCAGGTGCGCGACCTCACCGGGCAGCAGCCGCACATCTACTTCGAGTGGACGGAGGGCAACCCCTTCGCCCAGTTCCTGCGGTTCTTCCTGTTCGGGCAGGGCGAGATCGCGCCGGTGACCCGGGAGGTGCTCCGCGAGGCCGAGCCCGACCGCAGCCGCCGGCCCGCGGTGCACGTGGGCTGA